In one window of Frigoriglobus tundricola DNA:
- a CDS encoding L-threonylcarbamoyladenylate synthase — protein sequence MLKVDPFDPAPDVIHRAADVIRAGGLVAFPTETVYGLGANGLDAGAVARIFEAKGRPATNPVILHVYDGSRVLNVAANWPATADALAARFWPGPLTFVVPKAPPVPTVATAGGPTVAVRCPNHPVARALIRAAGVPIAAPSANRSTELSPTRAEHVLKSLNGRIDMLLDGGPCSGGIESTVVDVTGEIPRVLRPGLISVPMLEEVCGRVEIGAKDGGVSRSPGQMAKHYSPRTPVVLCRSNDEALALGTEFSRREWSWGWLSFGEVTEEAAVVPMPADPESYAAQLYRELHTFDEVDIDRILVTLPPDTPEWAAVRDRLTRAAAPG from the coding sequence GTGCTGAAAGTTGATCCGTTCGACCCCGCACCGGACGTGATTCACCGAGCCGCGGACGTGATCCGCGCCGGCGGGCTGGTCGCGTTCCCGACGGAAACGGTTTACGGTCTCGGTGCGAACGGGCTGGACGCCGGGGCCGTCGCACGAATATTCGAGGCGAAAGGCCGTCCGGCCACGAACCCTGTGATCCTGCACGTGTACGATGGGTCCAGAGTCCTAAACGTTGCGGCGAACTGGCCGGCGACGGCGGACGCGCTGGCGGCGCGGTTCTGGCCGGGTCCGCTTACCTTCGTCGTTCCGAAAGCCCCCCCGGTTCCCACTGTTGCCACCGCGGGCGGGCCGACGGTGGCGGTGCGGTGCCCGAACCACCCCGTCGCGCGGGCGCTCATCCGCGCGGCCGGCGTGCCGATCGCGGCGCCGAGCGCAAACCGTAGCACCGAACTCTCCCCGACGCGCGCCGAACACGTCCTCAAGAGTCTTAACGGTCGAATCGACATGTTGTTGGACGGCGGGCCGTGTTCCGGCGGGATCGAATCGACCGTCGTTGATGTGACGGGCGAAATTCCGCGCGTGCTCCGCCCCGGATTGATCAGCGTTCCGATGTTAGAGGAAGTGTGCGGCCGGGTCGAAATCGGCGCAAAAGACGGGGGCGTGTCGCGTTCCCCCGGACAAATGGCGAAGCACTACAGCCCGCGCACGCCGGTGGTACTCTGCCGGTCGAACGACGAGGCGCTCGCGCTCGGTACGGAATTTTCCCGGCGGGAGTGGAGCTGGGGCTGGCTCTCATTCGGAGAGGTGACAGAGGAGGCTGCGGTGGTCCCGATGCCCGCCGATCCGGAGAGCTATGCGGCGCAACTGTACCGGGAGCTTCACACGTTTGACGAGGTCGATATCGATCGCATTCTCGTGACGCTTCCGCCCGACACGCCGGAGTGGGCGGCGGTCCGCGACCGGCTCACGCGGGCCGCGGCTCCGGGCTGA
- a CDS encoding tetratricopeptide repeat protein — MTDQPPAGPVPVPTAEQRRIAQESFAKAKEMSKDGGHDYAIQLLLTCCRLDPGNFHYRQELRRTQKTKYGNNLRGSRFAFLSTPRWKAKLRVAKRGRDYLKALEYGEQVLCRNPWDQGAQLDMAEAFDALGLSDLAVFTLDQARQKYPKDVTLNRALARQFEKRGDFQKAMVLWQLVRDASPSDVEAAHKAKDLAASATIQKGQYEEAAAGTKESPVMGRIESRATEKQDKLLREAEPILKRIEADPTEPTLYLQLAAVYRKSNQDDRARDVLRRGLGATGNAFQIQLELMGLDLAPLRKNLEHTEARLRALKDKARGGADDTAPAATTEELTEGELTALRVKLLREINAREIDSFRVKADRFPNELGHRIELGTRLLKADRTDDAIAELQLARRDERLKWRAALLLGMCFKKRNNWRLAQRNFEEGLAAVPEGEEAVKKELLYQLATGSAENGDLPRAIDLGHELANLDFSFKNIGKLLDEWNDRLQSA; from the coding sequence ATGACCGACCAACCGCCCGCCGGACCGGTGCCCGTGCCCACCGCCGAACAGCGGCGGATCGCGCAAGAGAGCTTCGCCAAGGCGAAGGAAATGAGCAAGGACGGCGGGCACGACTACGCCATTCAACTGCTCCTCACCTGTTGCCGCCTCGACCCGGGCAACTTCCACTACCGCCAGGAGCTGCGCCGCACGCAGAAGACCAAGTACGGCAACAACCTGCGCGGCAGCCGGTTCGCGTTCCTCAGCACCCCGCGGTGGAAGGCCAAACTGCGCGTCGCGAAGCGGGGCCGCGACTACCTGAAAGCGCTCGAATACGGCGAACAGGTGCTGTGCCGCAACCCGTGGGACCAGGGCGCCCAATTGGACATGGCCGAGGCGTTCGACGCCCTCGGGCTGTCCGACCTCGCCGTGTTCACGCTCGACCAGGCGCGCCAGAAGTACCCGAAGGACGTGACCCTCAACCGCGCGCTCGCCCGGCAGTTCGAGAAGCGCGGCGACTTCCAGAAGGCGATGGTGCTGTGGCAGCTCGTGCGGGACGCCAGCCCGTCCGACGTGGAGGCCGCCCACAAGGCCAAGGACCTCGCCGCCAGCGCCACGATCCAAAAGGGCCAGTACGAAGAGGCCGCGGCCGGCACCAAAGAGTCGCCGGTGATGGGCCGGATCGAGTCCCGCGCGACCGAAAAGCAGGACAAGCTCCTGCGCGAGGCCGAGCCGATCCTCAAGCGGATCGAGGCCGACCCGACCGAGCCGACGCTGTACCTGCAACTCGCGGCCGTGTACCGCAAGAGCAACCAGGACGACCGCGCCCGCGACGTGCTCCGGCGCGGCCTCGGCGCGACCGGCAACGCGTTCCAGATCCAACTGGAGCTGATGGGCCTCGACCTCGCGCCGCTCCGCAAGAACCTCGAACACACCGAAGCGCGGCTCCGCGCACTCAAAGATAAGGCCCGCGGCGGGGCCGACGACACCGCCCCCGCCGCGACCACCGAAGAGCTGACCGAGGGCGAACTGACCGCCCTGCGCGTCAAGCTCCTGCGGGAGATCAACGCCCGCGAGATCGACTCGTTCCGCGTGAAGGCCGACCGGTTCCCGAACGAACTCGGGCACCGCATCGAACTCGGCACCCGGCTCCTGAAGGCCGACCGCACCGACGACGCCATCGCCGAACTACAACTGGCCCGTCGGGACGAACGGTTGAAGTGGCGCGCGGCGCTTCTGCTCGGCATGTGCTTCAAGAAGCGGAACAACTGGCGGCTGGCCCAGCGGAACTTCGAGGAGGGGCTGGCGGCGGTGCCGGAGGGCGAGGAGGCGGTGAAGAAGGAACTCCTCTACCAGCTCGCCACCGGGTCCGCCGAGAACGGCGACCTGCCGCGGGCCATCGACCTCGGCCACGAACTCGCCAACCTGGACTTCTCGTTCAAGAACATCGGCAAGCTGCTCGACGAGTGGAACGACCGGCTCCAGTCGGCGTGA
- a CDS encoding FHA domain-containing protein — translation MVRCPRCQCNNPDQACACGRCSHALLGPPVQLAAPLPEPMTEPVSVPVMLAADAERPLSTRPALARPFEDDEDAIPPAASPRWVAARDPNATHVPTVSTLQVSVADGTPFARLVPPDHPMNDSVAQAGNATVPATDPADQAPTAPPPPAARPKLVVLRGMKINAEYPIYEGRNTLGRFADKPVDIDLVSQESAEQIWCSRQHAAVLFDKGNVLIEDLNSLNGTWVNGVRIHAGQTKPLRPGDVVQVGTVQMKLVMG, via the coding sequence ATGGTCCGTTGCCCGCGGTGCCAGTGTAACAACCCCGACCAGGCGTGCGCCTGTGGCCGGTGCAGCCACGCGCTGCTCGGACCGCCGGTCCAACTGGCGGCCCCGCTGCCGGAGCCGATGACCGAGCCCGTGTCCGTGCCGGTCATGCTCGCCGCCGACGCCGAGCGCCCCCTCTCGACCCGACCGGCACTCGCCCGGCCCTTTGAGGACGACGAGGACGCGATTCCGCCCGCCGCCAGCCCCCGGTGGGTCGCGGCCCGCGACCCGAACGCCACACACGTTCCAACGGTTTCCACGCTCCAGGTATCTGTCGCCGATGGCACCCCGTTCGCCCGACTCGTACCCCCGGACCACCCGATGAACGACTCCGTCGCACAAGCCGGGAACGCGACGGTCCCCGCGACCGATCCCGCCGACCAGGCGCCGACCGCGCCGCCGCCGCCCGCCGCGCGCCCGAAACTGGTGGTGCTGCGCGGCATGAAGATCAATGCCGAGTACCCGATTTACGAGGGCCGCAACACCCTCGGCCGGTTCGCCGACAAGCCGGTGGACATCGACCTGGTGAGCCAGGAATCGGCCGAGCAGATCTGGTGCTCGCGGCAGCACGCGGCCGTGCTGTTCGACAAGGGGAACGTGCTGATCGAGGACCTGAACAGCCTGAACGGGACGTGGGTGAACGGCGTCCGCATCCACGCCGGACAGACGAAGCCGCTCCGCCCCGGCGACGTGGTGCAGGTCGGCACCGTGCAGATGAAACTCGTCATGGGCTGA
- the crcB gene encoding fluoride efflux transporter CrcB produces MPDWLVSFVTHPATIVMVGGGAGANARYWFGRAVAEWQLRNFERVAFPWATFLINVSGSIVLGFAAALFLRHPDESRRVWYLLLGTGFCGGFTTFSTFSYETVKLMQDGQMGTALAYVFGSVAVGVVGLWAALKLAG; encoded by the coding sequence ATGCCCGACTGGCTCGTGTCGTTCGTCACGCACCCGGCCACGATCGTGATGGTCGGCGGCGGGGCCGGGGCGAACGCCCGCTATTGGTTCGGACGGGCCGTCGCGGAGTGGCAACTACGGAACTTCGAGCGCGTCGCATTTCCCTGGGCCACGTTCCTCATCAACGTGTCCGGCTCGATCGTGCTGGGCTTCGCCGCGGCGCTCTTTCTGCGGCACCCGGACGAATCGCGACGGGTCTGGTACCTGCTGCTCGGGACGGGGTTCTGCGGCGGGTTCACCACGTTCTCGACGTTCAGCTACGAGACGGTGAAACTGATGCAGGACGGGCAGATGGGAACCGCACTGGCTTACGTGTTCGGCTCGGTCGCGGTGGGCGTGGTCGGCCTGTGGGCGGCACTGAAGCTCGCGGGCTGA
- a CDS encoding DUF1501 domain-containing protein: MSTTRRTDCEGFHRRDVLTIGSAGILGLTLPGLLASEAKAKAKPESGGKARAKSVILLWLAGGPATIDMWDNKPDAPEGIRGEFKSIDTNVAGIRLAETFPNMAQVADKLTIVRSLYHTIPSHGPAAVFMTTGNKPTAALQYPALGSVASKLLKTDVGVPPYVSFGDIRNGQTGSAGYLGTGYNPFIIEGNGTGGKGGGFSVRGLALKGTFTLEELEKRDALLRKFDTGFAGLDKSNDLVDGLDTFHQQALEILKSDKTRKALDLSAEKPATRELYGTTPFGQGALAARRLVEAGVRFSTVSFGGWDTHAQTFTAHKTRLAPTTDTVLSALIRDLDERGLLDSTIVMCAGEFGRTPKINKNSGRDHWARSMACVLAGGGFKRGYAHGTTDASGMAPATEPVTPDDVAGTIFHNLGIDPATELQTPTGRPVQLFREGKVIEKVLA, from the coding sequence ATGTCCACCACCCGCCGAACGGACTGCGAAGGGTTCCACCGCCGCGACGTGCTGACCATCGGGTCGGCCGGTATCCTCGGGCTCACGCTGCCCGGCCTCCTCGCGTCCGAAGCGAAAGCCAAGGCGAAGCCGGAGAGCGGAGGAAAGGCGAGAGCCAAGAGCGTCATCCTACTCTGGCTCGCCGGCGGCCCGGCCACCATCGACATGTGGGACAACAAGCCGGACGCCCCCGAGGGCATCCGCGGCGAGTTCAAGTCCATCGACACCAACGTCGCCGGCATCCGGCTCGCCGAGACGTTCCCGAACATGGCCCAGGTGGCGGACAAGCTCACCATCGTGCGGTCCCTGTACCACACGATCCCGAGCCACGGCCCGGCGGCCGTGTTCATGACCACCGGGAACAAGCCGACCGCCGCCCTCCAGTACCCGGCGCTCGGCTCGGTCGCCTCCAAGCTCCTGAAGACCGACGTCGGCGTCCCGCCCTACGTCAGTTTCGGCGACATCCGGAACGGGCAGACGGGTTCGGCCGGTTACCTCGGCACCGGGTACAACCCGTTCATCATCGAGGGCAACGGGACCGGCGGTAAGGGCGGCGGCTTCAGCGTCCGCGGGCTGGCCCTCAAGGGCACGTTCACACTCGAAGAGCTGGAGAAGCGGGACGCGCTGCTCCGCAAGTTCGACACCGGGTTCGCGGGGCTGGACAAATCGAACGATCTGGTGGACGGGCTCGACACGTTCCACCAACAGGCGCTCGAAATCCTCAAGAGCGACAAGACCCGCAAGGCGCTCGACCTGAGCGCCGAGAAGCCGGCCACCCGCGAGTTGTACGGTACCACGCCGTTCGGACAGGGCGCTCTGGCGGCGCGGCGGCTCGTGGAAGCGGGCGTGCGGTTCTCGACCGTCAGTTTCGGTGGCTGGGACACCCACGCCCAGACGTTCACCGCCCACAAGACGCGCCTGGCCCCGACGACCGACACCGTCCTCTCGGCCCTGATTCGCGACCTCGACGAGCGCGGGCTGCTGGACAGCACGATTGTGATGTGCGCCGGCGAGTTCGGCCGCACGCCGAAGATCAACAAGAACAGCGGGCGCGACCACTGGGCGCGGTCGATGGCGTGCGTGCTGGCCGGCGGCGGGTTCAAGCGCGGGTACGCCCACGGCACCACCGACGCCTCCGGCATGGCCCCGGCGACGGAGCCGGTCACCCCGGACGACGTCGCGGGGACGATCTTCCACAACCTCGGCATCGACCCGGCCACCGAACTGCAAACGCCGACCGGCCGACCGGTCCAGCTCTTCCGCGAGGGCAAGGTGATCGAGAAGGTGTTGGCCTGA
- a CDS encoding DUF1549 and DUF1553 domain-containing protein: MFSRFFYALVACAALSGASRGDSGGRPPVGPPAGVDLPTGGRVKTVDFERHIMGLLSKAGCNAGSCHGSFQGKNGFRLSLFGYEPAADFANLTRDNLGRRVNVVEPDESLLLLKATGQTPHDGGMRFGKDGWVYNTFREWIRSGAKWDRGSGAIEKLEISPADFALLSDAKAQQLTVTATFRDGTREDITPFCDFKITDDAIASVSPFGLLTPRQPGDAGLAVLYRGSVKAIRVLVPSPARPGPYPAPPEVNDIDQEVFAKLKLMNVVPSDLAPDEMFLRRVYIDTLAQLPPPDVVRQFVADTDPKKREKMIDALLAHPLHAAVWATKLSDITGNNTAALEQPQATQPKRSQMWHDWLRKRVADNVPYDQIVRDILTATSRDGAPPEEWVAFVKKVDEQSAKGFTTTYPEKKTLDLFWRRQAAVPTEQWGEKVAAAFLGVRLECAQCHKHPTDRWTQEEYWAFANVFSQVTFQNNQFSSPDVKKVADTENAARREGAPKGNNNQILLVRELFVGPAARLRPNPATNTAPKPRALGGPEIVIRPGTDARVALAEWVTAKDNPFFARSFANRVWAHYFGVGLVNPVDDFSLANPPTNARLLDVLARDFIASNYDIRKLERAILMSRTYQLSYVPNATNTFDKNNYSHAFVRPLMAEQVVDVLNAALGVEEKFTGQEEAPLGTKMVELGSSRLNGSVAYALRIFGRPPRTTACDCERATEPALPQTLFRMTDTAVLTKFTAADGRTLKLAKSKLSDEELAEEAFLATLSRVPKPSEKADAVKHLKESKNRTEGVTDLLWALVNTREFILNH, encoded by the coding sequence ATGTTTTCTCGCTTTTTCTACGCCCTCGTTGCTTGCGCGGCCCTCTCCGGCGCGAGTCGGGGCGACTCCGGCGGGCGTCCGCCCGTCGGTCCCCCGGCCGGTGTGGACCTCCCGACCGGCGGAAGAGTGAAGACCGTGGACTTCGAGCGGCACATCATGGGCCTGCTCTCGAAGGCCGGGTGCAACGCCGGGAGCTGCCACGGCTCGTTCCAGGGCAAGAACGGCTTCCGCTTGTCGCTGTTCGGGTACGAACCGGCGGCGGATTTCGCCAACCTCACCCGCGACAACCTCGGCCGCCGCGTGAACGTGGTGGAGCCCGACGAGAGCCTGTTGCTCCTGAAAGCGACCGGCCAGACGCCCCACGACGGCGGGATGCGGTTCGGCAAGGACGGGTGGGTGTACAACACGTTCCGCGAGTGGATTCGGTCCGGGGCGAAGTGGGACAGGGGCAGCGGCGCGATCGAGAAGCTCGAAATCAGCCCGGCCGATTTCGCGCTCCTGTCCGACGCGAAAGCGCAGCAGCTCACCGTCACCGCGACCTTCCGCGACGGCACCCGAGAAGACATCACGCCGTTTTGCGACTTCAAGATCACCGACGACGCCATTGCGAGCGTTTCCCCGTTCGGGTTGCTCACCCCGCGCCAGCCCGGCGACGCCGGCCTCGCGGTGCTGTACCGCGGCAGCGTGAAGGCGATTCGCGTGCTGGTGCCGTCGCCGGCGCGGCCGGGGCCGTACCCGGCGCCACCGGAAGTGAACGACATCGATCAGGAAGTGTTCGCCAAATTGAAGCTGATGAACGTGGTGCCGTCGGACCTCGCGCCGGACGAGATGTTCCTCCGGCGCGTGTACATCGATACGCTCGCGCAGCTCCCGCCACCCGATGTGGTCCGCCAGTTCGTCGCCGACACAGACCCGAAGAAGCGCGAGAAGATGATCGACGCGCTCCTCGCGCACCCGCTCCACGCCGCCGTGTGGGCCACGAAGCTCTCCGACATCACCGGCAACAACACGGCGGCGCTCGAACAGCCGCAGGCGACGCAGCCCAAGCGGTCGCAGATGTGGCACGACTGGCTCCGCAAGCGCGTCGCCGACAACGTTCCTTACGATCAGATCGTGCGCGACATCCTCACCGCCACGAGCCGCGACGGCGCCCCACCGGAGGAGTGGGTCGCGTTCGTGAAGAAGGTCGATGAGCAGTCCGCGAAGGGCTTCACGACCACGTACCCGGAGAAGAAGACGCTCGACCTGTTCTGGCGCCGGCAGGCGGCCGTTCCGACGGAGCAGTGGGGCGAGAAGGTCGCGGCGGCGTTCCTGGGCGTCCGGCTCGAATGTGCCCAGTGCCACAAGCACCCCACCGACCGCTGGACGCAGGAGGAGTACTGGGCGTTCGCGAACGTGTTCTCGCAGGTCACGTTCCAGAACAATCAGTTCAGTAGCCCCGACGTGAAGAAGGTCGCCGATACCGAGAACGCCGCCCGTCGCGAGGGCGCGCCGAAGGGCAACAACAATCAGATTCTGCTCGTCCGCGAGCTGTTCGTCGGTCCGGCGGCGCGGTTGCGACCGAACCCCGCAACCAACACCGCCCCGAAGCCCCGGGCGCTCGGCGGGCCGGAGATCGTCATCAGGCCCGGAACCGACGCGCGGGTCGCGCTGGCGGAGTGGGTCACCGCGAAGGACAACCCGTTCTTCGCCCGGAGCTTCGCGAACCGCGTGTGGGCGCACTACTTCGGCGTCGGGTTGGTGAACCCGGTGGACGATTTCTCGCTCGCCAACCCGCCCACGAACGCGCGCCTGCTCGACGTTCTCGCGCGGGACTTTATCGCGAGCAACTACGACATTCGCAAACTCGAGCGCGCGATCCTGATGAGCCGCACGTACCAACTGAGCTATGTCCCTAACGCGACCAACACGTTCGACAAGAACAACTACTCGCACGCGTTCGTCCGCCCACTCATGGCCGAGCAGGTGGTGGACGTGCTGAACGCGGCGCTGGGCGTGGAAGAGAAGTTCACCGGTCAGGAGGAAGCCCCGCTCGGCACGAAGATGGTCGAACTCGGCTCCAGCCGGCTCAACGGCAGCGTGGCGTACGCGCTCCGCATCTTCGGCCGCCCGCCGCGCACGACGGCGTGCGACTGCGAGCGGGCCACGGAACCGGCACTGCCCCAAACGCTGTTCCGCATGACCGATACCGCGGTGCTGACGAAGTTCACGGCCGCCGACGGTCGCACCCTGAAACTCGCGAAGTCCAAGTTGAGCGATGAGGAGCTCGCCGAAGAGGCGTTCCTCGCCACGCTCTCGCGCGTGCCGAAACCGTCCGAGAAGGCCGACGCCGTGAAGCACCTGAAGGAGTCGAAGAACCGCACCGAGGGCGTCACCGACCTGCTTTGGGCGCTGGTCAACACCCGAGAGTTCATCCTGAACCACTGA